TCCAGCGCGATGCCGGACACCTGCTGCTGCACCTCGGACGCACCCTCGTCGCCGGCGATTCGCTGGTCGTCGAGGTCGTGTACGGCGGCCAGCCGCACGTCGCCGAGCGCCCCCCGTGGCAGGGTGGGTTCACCTGGGCGAGGACCGTGGGCGGGCAGCCCTGGGTGGCCGTCTCATGCCAGGGCGAGGGCGCAGACCTATGGTGGCCGACGAAAGACCACCCCTCGGACGAGCCCGACTCGATGCGCATCGCGCTCACTGTGCCCGAGGGCCTCATCGCCGCCTCGAACGGGCAGCTGCGGCAAACGACCGAGACCGAAGCCGAGGGGAACCCGCAAGCCGGCCCGGCCACGCGCACGTTCGACTGGTTCGTCTCTACGCCGATCAACAACTACACCGTGACGGCCTACGTCGCGCCGTTCCGCGTGCTCTCGGACACCTACACGAGCGTGACGGGTGAGACTATCCCAGTCACGTTCTACGTGCTCCCCGAACGCGCCGAAGAGGCCGAGGCGCTGCTGCCTTACTTCAAAGACGACCTCCGCGCCTTCGAAGAACTGTTTGGCCCGTACCCGTTCCGCGCCGACAAGTACGGTATCGGGCACACGCCCTACCTCGGCATGGAGCACCAGACGATGATTTCCTACGGCTCTACGTTCGAGCCCAACGCCTTCGGCTTCGACTGGCTGCACAACCACGAACTCGCGCACGAGTGGTGGGGCAACCTCGTCACCGCGCGTGACTGGAACGACTTCTGGATCCACGAGGGCATCGGCACCTATGCGCAGGCGCTCACCGCCGAGCGCCACGGTGGCCTCGACGGCTACCGGCGCTACCTCCTCCAGCAACGCCGCCTCATCAACAACCGCCGCCCCGTCGCGCCGCGCGAGAGCCGGACGACGAAGCAGATGTACTTCGCCGAAGACGGCCAATCCGACGGCGACATCTACTACAAGGGCGCGTGGATCATGCACACGCTCCGCTGGCTCACGCGCGGCACCGATGGCGACGACGAGGTCTTCCACCACATCCTGCGCCGCATGGCCTACCCCGACCCTGCGATGGAGCTCGTCACCGACGGCAGCCAGTGCCGCTTCTCCGACACCGACGAGTTCCTCCGCATCGCCGAGGAGGTGAGCGGCCTCGACCTCGACGGCTTCGTGGAAGTCTACCTGCGCCGCGCCGGGCTGCCGCGCCTCCAGACGCAGCGCGTGAGTCGCGCCCGTGACCGAGGACTCGCTCTCCGCTGGGTGCTCCCCGACGGCCCGCTCCCCGAGGGCATGACGTTCGAGGTGCCCGTCGAAGTCACCGTCAACGGCGAAGCCCAGCGCGTCTTGATGCCCGGTGGCGAGGGCTTCCTCGCGCTCCCTGACGATGCAGAGGTCGAGATCGATGCGACGACATGGCTCCTGATGGACGAGGTGATAGCGGAGTAAATCGAAGTGCATACCTACCGCCATGCGACTCCTCAAGGACCGAAACTCCGATGGGTGGCTACCCTCACGCTACCGCTTCATTCAGAACCTACAGATTGGGACATGGCCGAAGTCGCTTCAATGGGCCGTCGGTTTGCTTGGAGTCCTGATACTAGCCGGGCTTTGCTGGATCATCGGCCTAGGTATCATTACGGACAGCGAAGATGTTCGGATCTTGAATGAACGAGGCGTGGTCGCAACGGGCCTGGTCGTGGATTGTGAGCTGAGGCGCGTGGGGCGTCACTGGAGTCGCGTTCTCGTTGCTGACTTCGACGTAGAAGTCGATGGACGCGTGCACACACTTCGGAGCGAGCGTAAACGGTACAACGCCTGCCGCTCCTGGATCGGCTCCCGTGTGGATGTGCTGTACGATCCTGTCGAACCGACGAGGTCGCGCATCTTGATTGCGACGCTGGGGAAGCCACCGCCAGGGCTGTTGGACCCGCTACGTCCAGAAAACCTCTTCCCATAGAGCTTCGGGCTGGAGAATCAAATCCACTCTGCAGTCATCCCCGCGAACGCGGGGACCCACACGGTTGACGCGGTGGCTCGGAGAGCCGCGAAGCTGCGCGCCAGAAATAGAAAGCTGCGAGATCGAGCCGGTTGGGTGCCATCGGGTCAGGCTCCCTGTTGATCTGATCTCGTGGGTCACCGCATGCGCGGGGATGACTATGGTGGAGGGTGGCCGAGCAGAACCGGGTCGCTCACGGCCTACCCTCAGTCCGCCTGGTGGAATGGGTAGGCGAAGTGCGTCGGCGGGTTGAAGTTCTCCTTCAGCGTGCGGAAGCTGACCCAGCGGAGGAGGTTCACGTAGGACCCCGCCTTGTCGTTCGTCCCCGAGGCGCGTGCGCCGCCGAAGGGCTGCTGGCCCACGACCGCGCCCGTCGGCTTGTCGTTGAGGTAGAAGTTGCCCGCGTTGTCCGCCAGCGCGTCGGTGGCCTGGGCGAGGAGTGCGCGTTCGCGCGCGAAGACGGCTCCCGTGAGCGCGTACGGCGACGTCCGGTTGACGAGATCAAGCGTCTCCGCGAACGGCTGGCCGTCCGGCGTGACGTAGATCGTGACGACGGGGCCGAAGAGTTCCTCGCGCATCGTCTCGTACATCGGGTCGTCCACGACGAGGACCGTCGGGTCGATGTAGTAGCCCTCGCTGTCGTCGTAGGTGCCACCAGCCGGGATGGACACGCCGTCGGTGGCCTTCGCGCGGTCGATGTAGCCCGTGATCTTGTCAAACGCCTTCCGGTCGATGACCGCGTTGACGAAGTTCGTGAAGTCGTGCGTCGGCCCGACTTTGATCTCGGCGAGTTGCGCGAGGAGGTGCTCCTCAACGGCAGGCCAGATCGCCGCGTCGATGTAGCAGCGCGAGGCCGCGGAGCACTTCTGGCCCTGGTACTCGAACGCGCCCCGCACGATGGCCGTCGCTACGGTTGCCGGGTTCGCCGACGCGTGGGCGACGATGAAGTCCTTGCCGCCCGTCTCGCCGACGATGCGCGGGTAGGTGCGGTAGTGCCCGATCTGGTTGCCGATCGTCTTCCAGAGGTGCTGGAACGTGCCCGTCGAGCCCGTAAAGTGAAGCCCGGCGAGATGCTCCGAGGCGAGGACCGGGTCGCCCACGTCGGCGCCGTCGCCGGGAAGAAAGTTGATGACGCCGGGGGGAAGGCCTGCCGCTTCGAGCACGTCCATAATGACGGTCGCGGCGCGCATCTGCGTGGGCGCAGGCTTCCAGAGCGCTACGTTGCCCATCAGCGCCGGGGCCGTCGGGAGGTTGCCCGCAATGGCGGTGAAGTTGAACGGCGTCACGGCGAAGACGAAGCCTTCGAGCGGGCGGTACTCCACGCGGTTCCAGAGGCCGGGGCCGCTCACGGGCTGGTCGGCGTAGACCTGCGTCATGAAGTGGACGTTGAACCGCAGGAAGTCGATGAACTCGCACGCGCTGTCGATCTCGGCCTGCATCGCGTTTTTGCTCTGCCCGAGCATCGTGGCCGCGTTGATCGTGTTGCGATAGGGCCCGGCGATCAGTTCAGCGGCCTTCAAGAAGATGGCGGCGCGGTCGGTCCAGGCCATGCGCATCCAGTCGTGCCGCGCGTCGAGGGCCGCTTCGATGGCGTCGGTGACATCGCCGGGGCGCGCCTTGTGGAACGTGCCGATGACGCGCTGGTGCTCGTGCGGGGGCCGCATCTCGCCAAGGCGCCCTGTCGTCCGGTGCTCACCACCTACGATAGGCCCAGCTTCGAGGTGCTCATCGCGCATCGCCAGTACGGCGCTCTGGAGCGAGGCCCGCTCCGGCGTTCCAGGCGCATAGCTGCGGACTGGTTCGTTGGTCGGAGCTGGCGGACGCGAAAAGGTGTTGTTCATCGGAGGTGCGGCTGGATTGGGGGAGCCGAAAGATAGTAGGAGCGGCGGGGGCGCGGAGGCTGAGGGGGACCGGGGAGAGGGAGAACCGGAGAGAATTGGTGACGGGCTTGATCTGTCTAACAAAGCGCCGCACCTTTTCCACCTTCGACCTTCGACCTTCGACCTTCGACCGACTTGTCTTTCGAACGCACCGTCGCCGCGCGCTACCTGTGGGACCCGACCTCCGAGGGAGCGGGCGGGCGCGGCTTCCTGCGCTTCGTGACCGGCATCGCGGTGGGGGGCGTGGCTGTTGGCGTGGCGGCATTGCTGCTCGCGCTCATGATCGTGAACGGCTTCAGCCGCGAGATCCGCGCGAAGATCATCGGGGTGGGGGCCGACATCCAGGTGACGACCTACCTGAGCCGTCCGCTCGACCGCGCCGACTCGCTCCAGACAGCGCTGGCGGCCCGCGACGAGGTCGCGTCGGCCGTGCCCATCGTGGCGGACTTCGCGCTCTTGCGGTCGTCGAACGACATCGACGGAGTGCAGCTGCTCGGTATGCCTGAGGACGGGCAGCCGTTTTTGCAAGAGCGCCTACTCGACGACGCCGGAGGCTTTTCGTTCGCGCCCGACAGCGCGGGGCGGCCCGGCGTGGTCATCGGCAGCAAGCTCGCGGCGCTCCTCGGCGCGGAGGTTGGCCAGCCGCTGACCGCGTTTTCGACACGTAGCCTTAGCCAGCCACCCGTCGGGAGTATTGCAGCGGGTCTCGCCGCCCGGCCCGCCGTTCGCCAGTTCTACGTCGCGGGCATCTACGAGACGGGCCTCGCCGAATTCGACGAGCTGTTCGCCTACACCGACCTCGACGCCGCCCGCCGCCTCTTCCGCCTCGCCGACGACGAAGTGACGCGCTTCGACGTCCGTCTCCGCGACGCCGACCTCGCGCAGTCGTACGCCCGCACCCTCTCGCTCGACCTCGGCGTGCCCTACAGCGTGCGCTCGGTCTACGACCTCTACCCGAACCTCTTCGCGTGGGTCGACCTCCAGCAGAGCATCATCCCGCTCGTCATCGGGACGCTCGTGCTCATCGGCGCGTTCAACATCATCGGCGCGCTCCTCATGCTGCTCCTCGAAAAGAGCCGCGAGATCGGCATCCTCCTTGGCATGGGGGCGAGCCGCAAGCGGGTGCGTCGCCTGTTC
The Bacteroidota bacterium DNA segment above includes these coding regions:
- the pruA gene encoding L-glutamate gamma-semialdehyde dehydrogenase, producing MNNTFSRPPAPTNEPVRSYAPGTPERASLQSAVLAMRDEHLEAGPIVGGEHRTTGRLGEMRPPHEHQRVIGTFHKARPGDVTDAIEAALDARHDWMRMAWTDRAAIFLKAAELIAGPYRNTINAATMLGQSKNAMQAEIDSACEFIDFLRFNVHFMTQVYADQPVSGPGLWNRVEYRPLEGFVFAVTPFNFTAIAGNLPTAPALMGNVALWKPAPTQMRAATVIMDVLEAAGLPPGVINFLPGDGADVGDPVLASEHLAGLHFTGSTGTFQHLWKTIGNQIGHYRTYPRIVGETGGKDFIVAHASANPATVATAIVRGAFEYQGQKCSAASRCYIDAAIWPAVEEHLLAQLAEIKVGPTHDFTNFVNAVIDRKAFDKITGYIDRAKATDGVSIPAGGTYDDSEGYYIDPTVLVVDDPMYETMREELFGPVVTIYVTPDGQPFAETLDLVNRTSPYALTGAVFARERALLAQATDALADNAGNFYLNDKPTGAVVGQQPFGGARASGTNDKAGSYVNLLRWVSFRTLKENFNPPTHFAYPFHQAD
- a CDS encoding ABC transporter permease, with the translated sequence MSFERTVAARYLWDPTSEGAGGRGFLRFVTGIAVGGVAVGVAALLLALMIVNGFSREIRAKIIGVGADIQVTTYLSRPLDRADSLQTALAARDEVASAVPIVADFALLRSSNDIDGVQLLGMPEDGQPFLQERLLDDAGGFSFAPDSAGRPGVVIGSKLAALLGAEVGQPLTAFSTRSLSQPPVGSIAAGLAARPAVRQFYVAGIYETGLAEFDELFAYTDLDAARRLFRLADDEVTRFDVRLRDADLAQSYARTLSLDLGVPYSVRSVYDLYPNLFAWVDLQQSIIPLVIGTLVLIGAFNIIGALLMLLLEKSREIGILLGMGASRKRVRRLFLWLGLLIGGAGAGFGAGLALVLGLVQQRFGVIPLPQDAYYLDTAPVELRALDFVIVTTLALVLCVLAAYLPARAAARVEPIRTIRFGG
- a CDS encoding M1 family metallopeptidase gives rise to the protein MFARFSLLITLAVAASASLAAQSNPRNTSGGLLDPRQSAYDVHYYDLDLAIDPEAEAIEGTLTVHAAVRDSVDVLVLDLDTKLAVRAAFDHSADFVATGPVALGIQRDAGHLLLHLGRTLVAGDSLVVEVVYGGQPHVAERPPWQGGFTWARTVGGQPWVAVSCQGEGADLWWPTKDHPSDEPDSMRIALTVPEGLIAASNGQLRQTTETEAEGNPQAGPATRTFDWFVSTPINNYTVTAYVAPFRVLSDTYTSVTGETIPVTFYVLPERAEEAEALLPYFKDDLRAFEELFGPYPFRADKYGIGHTPYLGMEHQTMISYGSTFEPNAFGFDWLHNHELAHEWWGNLVTARDWNDFWIHEGIGTYAQALTAERHGGLDGYRRYLLQQRRLINNRRPVAPRESRTTKQMYFAEDGQSDGDIYYKGAWIMHTLRWLTRGTDGDDEVFHHILRRMAYPDPAMELVTDGSQCRFSDTDEFLRIAEEVSGLDLDGFVEVYLRRAGLPRLQTQRVSRARDRGLALRWVLPDGPLPEGMTFEVPVEVTVNGEAQRVLMPGGEGFLALPDDAEVEIDATTWLLMDEVIAE